A single region of the Sorex araneus isolate mSorAra2 chromosome 7, mSorAra2.pri, whole genome shotgun sequence genome encodes:
- the RAB7B gene encoding ras-related protein Rab-7b: protein MNPRKKVDLKLIIIGSLGVGKTSLLHQYVHKTFSEDYQTTLGASILSKIIILDDTTLKLQIWDTGGQERFRSMVSTFYKGSDGCILAFDVTDLESFEALETWRGDVLAKTIPMEQSYPMVVLGNKVDLAERQVPREVAQGWCKEKDIPYFEVSAKSDLNVVQAFEMLAGRALSRYRSILDNYLTDSVKLSPEDPTQRRCC, encoded by the exons ATGAATCCACGGAAGAAGGTGGACTTGAAGCTCATCATCATCGGATCCCTGGG GGTGGGGAAGACTTCGCTCCTTCACCAGTACGTGCACAAGACGTTTTCCGAGGATTACCAGACCACCCTCGGGGCCAGCATCCTCTCCAAGATCATCATCCTGGATGACACAACGCTGAAGCTGCAG atctGGGACACAGGTGGACAAGAGCGGTTTCGTTCCATGGTGTCCACGTTCTACAAGGGCTCCGACGGCTGCATCCTGGCCTTTGACGTCACTGACCTGGAGTCCTTTGAAGCCTTGGAGACCTGGAGAGGAGACGTTCTGGCCAAAACCATTCCCATGGAGCAGTCCTACCCCATGGTGGTGCTGGGCAACAAGGTCGACCTGGCCGAGCGGCAG gTGCCCCGAGAGGTAGCCCAAGGTTGGTGTAAAGAGAAGGATATTCCCTACTTTGAAGTcagtgccaagagtgacctcAATGTGGTGCAAGCCTTTGAGATGCTGGCCGGTCGGGCTCTGTCCAGG tacCGGAGCATCCTGGACAATTACCTCACGGACTCCGTCAAGCTCTCCCCCGAAGACCCGACCCAGAGGCGATGCTGCTAG